In Scylla paramamosain isolate STU-SP2022 chromosome 1, ASM3559412v1, whole genome shotgun sequence, one DNA window encodes the following:
- the LOC135101942 gene encoding uncharacterized protein LOC135101942, translating into MRESASRAAGSCLLIAASGRHGHSGSYGLPSFCCFLSDKATILVTQCGSHVGEASSASRSPSPPAPRAFCGPSPLPGSTVRPQDDDDRHRDHSSRRLSGRHGCMRLRNSADARGSRGTSPAPPPWSVVLDALADLRGEVEALKADRRQLPPPTGSAQVTVEDSTLGGWGLSPPCSATFSGFSARMSEDEAVSMPAAPADSTLIQGTKAFGPSDTVVADIDNRVAEMVNFLFDNGMREEDYKAMCEDDVVKRPNNCHALAPVECNPQVLEALKLDARKTDFRLKEVNKDILRASTIITKSLVALDDLAEQEGNPKLAHEVSMLNGALALLGNANHRNNLARRFVMKREINYKYAHLCSDKVPITRFLFGDDVSQSARQIEEAEKLRSKFSQKKPAFTSKFAGKRPGGYWNKPASRGYYARFQPYGQQRYGSRAAPRLPSTRQDVGCLLRPGRPQQAAPVNLQASACFEAGRLHSFLHEWCKITSDPVILDIVQHCHLDIDVDSVHPLFFNDLEYRFNTVQQGIISGEIKKLLQLKVIKVTHKQTQQVISPIFFARKEKRGISPGS; encoded by the exons atgagagagagtgcgtcacgcGCTGCCGGCAGTTGTTTGCTGATTGCCGCGTCGGGCAGACACGGTCATTCTGGGTCATACGGACTCccaagtttttgctgttttctttcagaTAAGGCCACGATACTTGTTACGCAG TGCGGCAGCCATGTCGGTGAAGCGTCCTCTGCCTCtcgatccccttcccctcctgccccacGTGCCTTCTGTgggccttctcctctccctgggTCCACTGTTCGCCCTCAAGATGACGACGACAGGCACAGGGATCATTCATCTCGTCGCTTGAGTGGGAGGCATGGTTGCATGAGATTACGTAACAGTGCTGACGCACGTGGTTCCCGCGgcacttctcctgctcctcccccttggTCAGTTGTGTTGGACGCCTTGGCTGATTTGCGGGGTGAAGTGGAGGCCttgaaggcagacagacggcaACTACCACCCCCTACTGGGTCGGCGCAGGTGACTGTGGAGGACAGTACTCTGGGGGGCTGGGGTTTGTCGCCTCCTTGTTCTGCCACTTTTTCTGGTTTCTCGGCCAGGATGAGTGAGGATGAGGCAGTGTCGATGCCTGCCGCCCCTGCTGACAGCACCTTAATTCAGGGCACTAAGGCCTTTGGTCCTTCTGACACGGTGGTTGCTGACATTGACAATAGAGTGGCAGAGATGGTAAACTTTCTCTTTGATAATggtatgagagaggaggactacAAGGCCATGTGTGAGGACGATGTTGTCAAGAGGCCTAATAACTGCCATGCTCTTGCGCCAGTGGAATGCAACCCACAGGTGTTGGAGGCCCTGAAGCTGGATGCCAGGAAGACAGACTTCCGCTTGAAGGAGGTAAATAAGGACATCCTGCGGGCttcaaccattatcaccaaatccTTAGTGGCACTGGATGATTTGGCTGAACAGGAAGGTAACCCCAAGTTGGCACATGAGGTGAGCATGCTAAATGGTGCATTGGCATTGCTAGGCAATGCCAATCACAGGAACAATTTGGCCAGGCGTTTTGTCATGAAACGCGagataaactataaatatgCTCATCTTTGTTCAGATAAGGTGCCAATTACTCGCTTTCTGTTCGGTGACGATGTGTCCCAGTCTGCCAGACAAATTGAGGAAGCGGAGAAACTGCGGAGTAAGTTCTCGCAGAAAAAGCCTGCCTTTACTAGCAAGTTCGCAGGTAAACGCCCTGGTGGATATTGGAACAAGCCTGCTAGTAGGGGATATTACGCCAGGTTCCAACCCTACGGGCAACAGAGGTATGGCTCCAGGGCTGCCCCACGACTGCCTTCCACTCGTCAGGATGTGGGCTGCCTGCTGCGGCCGGGGCGGCCGCAGCAGGCAGCCCCAGTAAACTTACAGGCAAGTGCATGTTTTGAAGCTGGCAGACTACACTCTTTCCTGCATGAGTGGTGTAAAATTACCAGTGACCCTGTCATTTTGGATATTGTTCAGCATTGCCACCTTGATATTGATGTTGATAgtgttcatcctttattttttaatgatttggaaTACAGGTTCAACACTGTGCAACAGGGGATAATTTCTGGAGAGATCAAAAAACTTTTACAGCTTAAAGTCATtaaagtcacacacaaacaaactcagcaggttatctctcctattttttttgcaagaaaagaaaaacggggaaTTTCGCCTGGTTCTTAA